AACCGAGTTTGTATCATGAGCTAAATGTTTGACAGGATTTACAGATTGATATGAATTAGGTGATTGATTTTCAATAAAAAAACTGTCATCTTGTAGACCCTGTCAAAAAACATTGTGAGGCAGCCTCTTCAGTCATCAACTCATACTGCATGTTTCAAAATTATCTCCATATCGCGCTGAGAAGCCTGAATAAACACAAGTCCGGCGCACTGATCAATCTGCTTGGGCTTGCTTTGGGCATAACGGCCTGCCTGGCTATTTACACCATCACCAATTTTGAATTGAGTTACGACACTTTTCACCCCGACAACAAGCGGATATATCGGTTAGTCGGGGAGGGTAAATTTGGAAAATCGGATGAATTCAAGCCTTTGGGATTTGCCCCTCGCGCCGTCCCGAACGCTATTCGGGAAGAAGTGAGCGGCTTAGAGACGGTAGCGGCCTTTCACAACCTTGAAACGCAAGTGCTCGTACCCGGCGAATCCGGCGAACCGAAGCATTTTGAACGCCGCGACATGTCTGGCGGCAAAGCGCAAGTCATTGTGGCAGAACCTCAGTATTTCGACATTTTCCGGTACGAATGGCTGGCCGGGAATCCGCAAACGGCGTTGAACGAACCGAACGCTGTGGTGCTTTCAGAAAGCAAAGCGCGGCTTTATTTTGGCGAGATTCCCGTGCAAGAAATGCTGGGCAAAACCCTTATTTACCGGGACTTTATACAAGCGACAGTGACCGGAATCGTGCGGGAGTGGGAGGGAAACACTGATTTTTCCTTTACGGATTTCCTGTCTTACAGCACAATAAGCGCCAGTCCACTCCAAAAGGAAATCAACCTCGACGAATGGAACGACGTCTGGTCGGCGTCGCAAGCTTTCGTAAAACTCGCCCCCGGCACAACAGCTGCCCATGTGGAAGTGCAACTTGCGGCATTTTCTCAAAATCATTTCGGGCCGGATCGCGGCACAGGCGATTTTTTGTTTGTTCCGAAATTGCAGCCTTTATCCGACCTGCATTTCAACGAAGACTACAGGGACAATTATTCGCGCAAAGCGCATTTGCCCACGCTTTACGGTCTCATGGGCGTCGCGCTCTTTATTCTGCTTATCGCGGTCATTAATTTTATCAATTTAAGCACGGCACAGTCTGCGCAGCGGATGCAGGAGATAGGAATGCGGAAAGTGTTGGGCGGCAGCCGCAGTGCCTTGATGGGGCAACTCATGGGAGAGACTTTTCTGCTAACGACTTTGGCCGCAGGCGTATCGGTTTTCGCCATGCCTTTAACGTTGTCAGTATTCAGGGCATTTATCCCCGAGGGCATTGAATTTTCATTCGCCTGTCCCCGGACGCTGTCATTCTTGCTTGCTGTTACCGTCGTTACCGCTTTGCTTTCAGGCTTTTATCCGGCGTGGGTTTTGTCGTCTTATCGTCCGGCAGTGACGTTGAAAGGCCAGAATGCCCTGCGCGGCAATCAAAAAGGGTATTT
This genomic interval from Saprospiraceae bacterium contains the following:
- a CDS encoding ABC transporter permease; protein product: MFQNYLHIALRSLNKHKSGALINLLGLALGITACLAIYTITNFELSYDTFHPDNKRIYRLVGEGKFGKSDEFKPLGFAPRAVPNAIREEVSGLETVAAFHNLETQVLVPGESGEPKHFERRDMSGGKAQVIVAEPQYFDIFRYEWLAGNPQTALNEPNAVVLSESKARLYFGEIPVQEMLGKTLIYRDFIQATVTGIVREWEGNTDFSFTDFLSYSTISASPLQKEINLDEWNDVWSASQAFVKLAPGTTAAHVEVQLAAFSQNHFGPDRGTGDFLFVPKLQPLSDLHFNEDYRDNYSRKAHLPTLYGLMGVALFILLIAVINFINLSTAQSAQRMQEIGMRKVLGGSRSALMGQLMGETFLLTTLAAGVSVFAMPLTLSVFRAFIPEGIEFSFACPRTLSFLLAVTVVTALLSGFYPAWVLSSYRPAVTLKGQNALRGNQKGYLRKGLIVFQFALSLMFIIGTIVVEYQLNFIRNKDLGFSSDAVVLINTPHDDKSRVLGEKIRQLTGVDRVAMQWFAPMGDGFMLTKMKYNSGSTNLELDVSAKIGDENFIPIYGLRLLAGHNFMPGGDTLREIVINQTFATTLGFRQAADAVGAVLDFNGEKCPVAGVVADFHEQSLHAAIQPTFIAYMPQLSKNIAVKLATKGKQLSDATATLASIRQQWEAVYPDKKFEFTFLDDGIAKIYEKERKTGQLVGAASAIAILISCMGLFGLVAFTAEQRTKEIGIRKVLGASLSSIVTLLSGDFLKLILIALVIASPVAFFFMNKWLADFAYRIDIQWWIFAVAGAAAVAVAFLTVGFQSVKAALANPVKSLRSE